From bacterium, a single genomic window includes:
- the msrB gene encoding peptide-methionine (R)-S-oxide reductase MsrB: protein MPEKMTKKEEEWRRKLTPEQFAVTRQGSTEPAFTGAFHDLKDKGNYHCVCCGAELFRSSEKFDSGTGWPSFWEPTEAETILEKEDSSYGMRRVEVLCASCDAHLGHVFPDGPPPTGLRYCINSAALKFSKTP from the coding sequence AAAAAATGACAAAGAAAGAAGAGGAATGGCGCCGGAAATTAACGCCCGAGCAGTTCGCCGTCACCCGGCAGGGCTCGACCGAACCCGCCTTCACCGGGGCGTTTCACGATTTGAAGGATAAAGGCAATTACCACTGCGTATGTTGCGGCGCCGAGTTGTTCCGCTCATCCGAGAAGTTCGATTCCGGCACCGGCTGGCCGAGCTTCTGGGAGCCGACGGAAGCGGAAACCATCTTGGAAAAAGAAGATTCGAGCTACGGCATGCGTCGGGTGGAAGTTTTGTGCGCATCCTGCGACGCACATCTGGGCCACGTGTTTCCCGACGGCCCTCCGCCGACCGGGCTTCGCTACTGCATCAACTCGGCGGCCCTGAAATTTTCAAAAACCCCGTAG
- a CDS encoding response regulator — MEVLAADGTRLILDSGTGIHDLGQALVTDKDRPSQGHLLITHTHWDHIQGFPFFAPLFLEEKWNVYAPGDFGTQLENVLGGQMSYAYFPISLAETRAIVQFHPVGEGQFDIGPFRIRVQYMNHPVLTVGYRIETGEASVVYISDHEPNSLYPIGENSGVRPIHHEDRRHVDFLARADLLIHDAQFTLEEYRQKQGWGHSPVEKAVDYALAGQVKRLALFHHDPLRTDEAVDGMVEKARRRGESAGASLEIGAATEGEIVELRETESGSFSPLHPGESAIVSGERAGRPDTVMVVEDDRLSAAMLKETLQKESLRVVVVEDGESAVRAFQIEKPSLVVLDLVLPLLDGLEVCRSIRNSAEPGLRDIPILIVTGKKLEEKDIISCFEAGATDYMTKPVSPTRLRSRVRGWLHRSLVNR, encoded by the coding sequence GTGGAAGTGCTCGCGGCGGACGGCACACGCCTCATTCTCGATTCGGGAACCGGAATCCACGATCTGGGCCAGGCGCTTGTCACAGATAAGGACCGTCCATCGCAAGGCCATCTGCTCATCACCCATACCCACTGGGATCACATCCAGGGTTTTCCGTTTTTCGCTCCCCTGTTCCTGGAAGAAAAGTGGAATGTCTATGCGCCGGGCGACTTCGGGACGCAGTTGGAAAACGTCCTGGGCGGACAGATGTCCTATGCCTACTTTCCCATCTCGCTCGCGGAAACCCGGGCGATTGTCCAGTTTCATCCGGTGGGCGAGGGGCAATTCGACATCGGCCCTTTCCGGATCAGGGTGCAATACATGAACCACCCGGTCCTGACCGTGGGCTACCGCATCGAAACCGGCGAGGCGTCTGTGGTCTACATCTCCGATCACGAACCCAACTCGCTGTACCCGATCGGGGAAAACTCCGGCGTGCGCCCCATCCACCACGAGGATCGGAGGCATGTGGATTTTCTGGCGAGGGCCGATCTGTTGATCCACGATGCCCAGTTCACGCTCGAGGAGTACCGGCAAAAGCAGGGTTGGGGGCACTCGCCCGTTGAGAAGGCGGTAGACTACGCCCTGGCCGGCCAAGTCAAAAGACTCGCGCTTTTCCATCACGATCCCCTCCGGACGGACGAAGCCGTTGACGGCATGGTCGAGAAGGCCCGCCGGAGAGGCGAGAGCGCCGGGGCTTCCCTCGAAATCGGGGCGGCCACTGAGGGGGAGATTGTCGAGTTGCGGGAAACGGAGAGCGGGAGTTTCTCCCCCCTTCATCCCGGGGAGTCCGCCATCGTTTCCGGGGAAAGGGCCGGCCGGCCGGATACCGTGATGGTGGTGGAGGACGACAGATTGTCCGCCGCGATGCTCAAGGAAACACTTCAGAAGGAATCGCTCCGGGTCGTCGTCGTGGAAGATGGAGAGTCCGCGGTGCGGGCGTTCCAGATCGAAAAGCCCTCGTTGGTGGTTCTGGACCTGGTTCTTCCGCTCCTTGACGGCCTTGAGGTATGCCGCTCCATCCGCAACTCGGCCGAGCCCGGACTGAGGGATATTCCCATCCTCATCGTCACCGGGAAAAAGCTTGAGGAAAAAGACATCATTTCCTGTTTCGAGGCCGGCGCGACGGATTACATGACAAAACCGGTTTCGCCCACCCGTCTTCGATCCCGGGTGCGGGGCTGGCTCCACCGCAGCCTTGTGAACCGGTAG